The following proteins are encoded in a genomic region of Tenacibaculum sp. 190524A05c:
- a CDS encoding RagB/SusD family nutrient uptake outer membrane protein, translated as MKKFKLLSIFVLGLLVSCQDNLIDTDIEPVNQNEPTLAALLTPTGMQGYAKGMYIHTTDPARSVNFWFVSGYHETMGDNLTMPWGNFGGRWVNQTASLQFDSNVLVPPPTGITIPASQTITPPAGGPQPGEIAVRNTRAAGSDNPTQYEWAEYYAVNNHANVILDNIDNTEDLSASQKDAYKAWALWWKAYAYSRLGLMYEQGVINDVPGATNNSFVNSAGLIAESERILDVLTTTINGVADATAFNAILSDVQIDIAGNSVDMAGLVKNINSLRARNLVYSTKVADMTAADWNNVITWCNNGVSANTEAFSMTSEATVLDNGWLPGVVSGFWYFPSPRLIQDINAGDNRLDAYFDPFVFPNPRGRGIQYGCNYFWKDPSPIVSGTAGAIKLYYGATHEENELLLAEAKIRTSDIEGGLAHLDAVRNLQNSGLPATVGTGLSQADAWEEVRKERRLALIFRGLAFYDARRYGIASGSRTGAWVVGLTEQVPNTDPVQTYTPVYTNATINYGYLEYWPVPAFESDFNSPGAQN; from the coding sequence ATGAAAAAATTTAAATTATTATCAATATTCGTTTTAGGTTTATTAGTTTCTTGTCAAGATAACTTAATAGATACAGACATAGAACCTGTAAACCAAAACGAACCTACTTTAGCAGCACTTCTTACTCCAACGGGTATGCAAGGTTATGCTAAAGGTATGTATATTCACACAACAGACCCAGCAAGAAGTGTAAACTTCTGGTTTGTGTCTGGTTATCATGAGACAATGGGAGATAACTTAACAATGCCTTGGGGTAATTTTGGAGGTCGTTGGGTAAACCAAACAGCATCTCTTCAATTCGACAGCAATGTTCTTGTTCCTCCTCCTACTGGTATTACAATTCCAGCGTCTCAAACTATTACACCTCCTGCAGGAGGACCACAACCTGGTGAGATCGCAGTAAGAAACACAAGAGCTGCTGGTTCTGACAACCCAACTCAATACGAATGGGCAGAATACTATGCGGTTAACAATCACGCAAATGTTATTTTAGATAATATTGATAACACTGAAGATTTAAGCGCTTCTCAAAAAGATGCTTATAAAGCTTGGGCCTTATGGTGGAAAGCATATGCTTACTCTAGATTAGGATTAATGTACGAACAAGGTGTTATCAATGACGTTCCTGGTGCAACAAACAATTCTTTTGTAAACAGTGCTGGATTAATCGCTGAGTCAGAGAGAATTTTAGACGTTTTAACAACTACTATAAATGGAGTAGCAGACGCTACAGCGTTTAACGCCATTTTATCTGATGTTCAAATTGATATCGCTGGAAATTCAGTTGATATGGCAGGTTTAGTTAAAAACATCAACAGTTTAAGAGCTCGTAATTTAGTATATAGTACTAAGGTAGCTGATATGACTGCTGCCGATTGGAATAACGTTATCACATGGTGTAACAATGGTGTTAGCGCAAATACAGAAGCTTTCTCTATGACATCTGAAGCAACTGTATTAGATAATGGTTGGTTACCTGGAGTAGTTTCTGGTTTCTGGTACTTCCCTAGCCCACGTTTAATCCAAGATATAAATGCTGGAGATAATCGTTTAGATGCATATTTCGATCCTTTCGTTTTCCCTAACCCTAGAGGAAGAGGAATACAATATGGATGTAACTACTTCTGGAAAGACCCGTCTCCAATCGTATCAGGTACTGCTGGAGCAATCAAATTATACTACGGAGCAACTCATGAAGAAAATGAGTTATTATTAGCTGAAGCAAAAATTAGAACTTCTGATATTGAAGGTGGTTTAGCTCATTTAGATGCAGTTAGAAACTTACAAAATTCAGGTTTACCTGCAACAGTAGGAACTGGTTTATCTCAAGCAGATGCATGGGAAGAAGTTCGTAAAGAGAGAAGATTAGCATTAATCTTTAGAGGTCTTGCTTTCTATGATGCTAGACGTTATGGAATCGCTTCTGGATCTAGAACTGGTGCATGGGTTGTTGGTTTAACTGAGCAAGTTCCAAATACGGATCCAGTTCAAACTTATACTCCTGTATATACTAATGCAACAATTAACTATGGATATTTAGAATATTGGCCTGTTCCAGCTTTCGAGAGTGATTTCAACTCTCCTGGAGCCCAAAACTAA
- a CDS encoding vanadium-dependent haloperoxidase: MKTKFTPTLYTTLILLSVFFASCSKEQKEIEISSDQYHATVDHLTQIMIHDVFSPPVASRIYVYPNIAAYEALNAGSSKYKSLSNQLTNLNLSHFDSNNKSNKRLASLIAYMDVAKELIFSKDKLTSYRDSLYGVWNKLNSQSFEDSKKQGMHYSSQIIQWMNNDNYAQTRTMPEHNILSDDPSQWKPTPPSYMDAIEPHWNKIRTFALDSASQFKPKSHPVFSLEKNSDFHKELMEVYNVTKDINEKGDTSEEIAIARFWDCNPYVSVTRGHFMFASKKITPGAHWIGICKIACKQTNSNFEETVHAYTKTSISIADAFISCWDEKYRSNLVRPETLINNYLDETWEPVLQTPPFPEYTSGHSVVSGAASETLTNIFGDNFQFDDTTELPYGLPVRKFSSFRKAAKEAAVSRLYGGIHYRSAIDLGLTQGQNVFKKHNESISYFLSK; encoded by the coding sequence ATGAAAACTAAATTTACTCCAACTCTATATACTACATTAATCCTTTTGAGTGTTTTTTTTGCATCTTGTTCCAAAGAGCAAAAAGAAATTGAAATTTCATCGGATCAATATCATGCAACAGTCGATCATTTAACACAAATAATGATTCATGATGTGTTCTCACCACCCGTTGCTAGTAGAATATATGTGTATCCTAATATTGCCGCCTATGAAGCATTGAACGCGGGTAGCTCTAAATATAAATCCTTATCAAACCAATTGACAAATTTAAACTTAAGCCATTTCGACTCAAATAATAAGTCAAATAAAAGACTGGCTTCGTTAATTGCCTATATGGATGTCGCTAAAGAATTAATATTTTCGAAAGATAAACTAACTTCTTACAGAGATAGTTTATATGGAGTTTGGAATAAATTAAACTCACAAAGTTTTGAGGATTCCAAAAAACAAGGTATGCATTATTCATCTCAAATTATTCAATGGATGAATAACGACAATTACGCGCAAACTAGAACAATGCCCGAACATAATATCCTTAGCGATGATCCTTCACAATGGAAACCTACTCCTCCATCATATATGGACGCAATAGAACCTCATTGGAATAAAATAAGAACATTTGCTTTAGATTCTGCCTCACAATTTAAACCAAAGTCTCACCCGGTTTTTTCATTAGAAAAGAATAGTGATTTCCATAAAGAGTTAATGGAAGTTTACAATGTAACTAAAGATATTAACGAAAAAGGAGACACTTCAGAAGAAATTGCCATTGCTCGTTTCTGGGATTGTAATCCCTATGTATCCGTTACAAGAGGACATTTTATGTTTGCCTCAAAAAAAATAACTCCTGGAGCTCACTGGATCGGAATATGTAAAATAGCTTGTAAACAAACGAATTCAAATTTTGAAGAAACAGTTCACGCTTACACTAAAACTTCTATATCTATTGCCGATGCTTTTATAAGCTGTTGGGATGAAAAATATAGAAGCAATCTAGTAAGGCCAGAAACTTTAATCAATAATTATTTAGATGAAACTTGGGAACCTGTGTTACAAACACCACCATTCCCAGAATATACAAGTGGCCATTCAGTTGTTTCTGGCGCTGCATCAGAAACTTTAACCAATATTTTTGGAGATAATTTTCAATTTGATGACACAACTGAACTCCCATATGGACTTCCTGTAAGAAAATTTTCTTCTTTTAGAAAAGCTGCGAAAGAAGCGGCAGTAAGCAGACTATATGGTGGTATCCATTACAGATCTGCTATTGATCTAGGTCTAACTCAGGGACAAAATGTATTTAAAAAACACAATGAATCAATTAGTTACTTCTTAAGCAAGTAA
- a CDS encoding VCBS repeat-containing protein produces the protein MRTKLLMVVTLLSLILSSCKKEHPQTKQEKSNHLFKKLTSDVTGLTFKNEIQDDVNHNIINYIYYYNGGGVSVGDFNNDNLPDLFFISNRGDNKLFLNKGNLNFEDITEKAGVKGKADWQTGATIVDINNDGYLDIYVCAVSGLLDFKGHNELYINNGDNTFSEKSKEYNLDYKGYSTQAYFFDYDKDDDLDIYIVNHAVHTKTSHGPALLREKRTGLTGDVLLQNNNNKFTDYSEKAKIFGGANGYGLSASIADFNNDGWDDIYVCNDFHEDDYYYLNNQDGTFTESLGNKFSMISRFSMGSDAADINGDGFQDLITLDMLPKDERAVKESEGDDTMLNIQIQLQKLGYKDQYARNMLQINNSGNFFNEEALFNGVADTDWSWSPLIADYNNDGHQDLFVANGILRRPNDLDFRMYVASTYKYRDKTKSKDEWLLASLTEMPKGTMPNQIFKGNSEKFENKNNDWIEDYATISNGATYADLDLDGDLDLITNNMNDFSFIYENTTTNKNFIKLNFNYSKGNKNGIGTKAVVYSNGKQQFKQLFNSRGFISSVDNNLHFGLDTINKIDSIKVIWPNNKSQIVLQSEINNLNTIKYNKNATTSWSPSEMKNSSLFSQTNLIDYNHKEDKYNDFYVERLIPYKVSTSGPALSIGDIDKNGYEDVFIGNGCGTPAQLFLNNGKALVSTSIPNIEKDAFFEDTCSTFFDADNDGDLDLYVGTGINQRRNWKYELDRLYLNDKGNFTQSNSIPANKNIAACVKHYDYDNDGDIDLFVGNRSNPDDFGQSIDSYILINNGKGNFEVDKNFKLNSHVTDAIWTDLNKDGTKDLVVTTEWDYPRIYINNNGKLTLSNEYPNLMGLWQTVTTFDVDKDGDEDILLGNWGTNTKFKASVDAPLNMYYSDFDGNGKNETVLAYNINGKYYPIYSKDELASQMNVIKKRFVKYKDYATKTIDEVLTKKALNKAHTYFVNNLSSGYIENDNGKFDNFKELPKTFQLAPLNTFSKVKINNKENILAFGNTKSVNTYHGGYESIKGLLLSSKDDYSSASTYGIQPFEQEIRNSAIVNLKDKKLILIVPNNDTIKSYVINEN, from the coding sequence ATGAGAACTAAGCTTTTAATGGTAGTCACACTACTTTCCCTTATATTAAGTAGCTGCAAGAAGGAACACCCCCAAACCAAACAAGAGAAATCTAACCATTTATTCAAAAAATTAACTTCAGACGTTACTGGATTAACATTTAAAAATGAAATTCAAGATGACGTCAATCACAATATTATAAATTACATCTACTACTATAACGGCGGTGGTGTAAGTGTGGGGGATTTCAATAATGACAACTTACCCGATCTCTTTTTTATATCAAATAGAGGTGATAACAAATTATTCCTTAATAAAGGCAACTTAAATTTCGAAGACATAACCGAAAAAGCTGGAGTAAAAGGAAAGGCAGACTGGCAAACAGGAGCAACAATTGTCGACATTAATAATGACGGATACCTAGATATTTATGTGTGTGCCGTTTCAGGTCTCCTAGACTTCAAAGGCCACAATGAGCTTTACATAAATAATGGAGACAACACGTTCTCAGAAAAATCTAAAGAATACAACTTAGACTACAAAGGTTATTCTACACAAGCATATTTCTTCGATTACGATAAAGATGACGACCTAGATATTTATATCGTTAATCATGCTGTACATACCAAAACCTCACATGGCCCTGCTCTACTTAGAGAAAAAAGAACAGGTCTTACTGGCGATGTTTTACTTCAAAATAACAATAACAAATTCACTGATTACAGTGAAAAAGCAAAAATATTTGGTGGCGCTAACGGATATGGTTTAAGTGCATCTATAGCAGATTTTAATAATGATGGATGGGACGATATTTACGTATGTAATGATTTCCATGAGGATGATTATTATTATCTAAACAACCAAGATGGAACCTTTACTGAATCGTTAGGTAATAAATTTTCCATGATTAGTAGATTTTCAATGGGAAGTGATGCCGCTGATATTAATGGTGACGGTTTTCAAGATTTAATTACACTTGACATGTTACCAAAAGATGAAAGAGCAGTCAAAGAATCTGAAGGTGATGACACTATGTTGAATATTCAAATTCAACTTCAAAAACTGGGATACAAGGATCAATACGCCCGTAACATGCTTCAAATAAATAACTCAGGAAATTTCTTTAATGAAGAAGCTTTATTCAATGGAGTTGCCGATACAGATTGGAGTTGGAGTCCACTTATTGCAGATTACAATAATGACGGACATCAAGATTTATTTGTTGCAAATGGAATTCTAAGACGACCAAATGACCTCGATTTTAGAATGTATGTGGCAAGTACTTATAAATATAGAGACAAGACTAAATCAAAAGACGAATGGCTCTTAGCATCATTAACTGAAATGCCGAAAGGAACAATGCCAAATCAAATTTTCAAAGGTAATTCTGAAAAATTTGAAAATAAGAATAATGATTGGATTGAAGATTATGCTACAATATCCAATGGAGCTACATATGCCGATTTAGATCTAGATGGAGATTTAGATTTAATTACGAACAATATGAATGATTTTTCATTCATTTACGAAAACACAACAACCAATAAAAACTTCATTAAGTTAAACTTCAACTATTCCAAAGGAAACAAAAATGGAATTGGGACTAAGGCAGTAGTCTATTCAAATGGCAAACAACAATTCAAACAACTTTTTAATTCAAGAGGTTTTATTTCATCTGTTGACAATAATTTACATTTTGGTCTAGATACAATAAACAAAATAGATTCTATCAAAGTCATATGGCCAAATAACAAATCTCAAATCGTATTACAATCTGAGATTAATAATCTCAACACAATAAAATATAACAAAAACGCAACAACGTCTTGGTCACCAAGCGAAATGAAAAATTCAAGTTTATTTTCTCAAACAAATCTTATCGATTACAATCATAAAGAAGATAAATACAATGACTTTTATGTTGAACGGCTGATACCTTATAAAGTATCTACATCAGGGCCAGCTTTATCTATAGGAGATATTGACAAGAATGGTTATGAAGATGTATTTATCGGGAATGGATGTGGAACTCCTGCTCAATTATTCCTTAATAATGGAAAAGCTCTTGTTTCAACATCTATACCTAATATTGAGAAAGATGCTTTCTTCGAAGATACATGTTCTACTTTTTTCGACGCAGATAACGATGGTGATCTTGATCTATATGTTGGTACTGGTATTAACCAACGAAGAAATTGGAAATATGAATTGGATCGATTGTATTTAAATGATAAAGGTAACTTCACCCAATCGAATTCAATTCCCGCTAATAAAAACATTGCCGCTTGTGTTAAACATTATGACTATGATAACGATGGAGATATAGATTTATTCGTTGGAAACAGATCTAACCCTGATGACTTTGGGCAATCTATAGATTCCTATATTTTAATCAACAATGGTAAAGGAAACTTTGAAGTTGATAAGAATTTCAAGCTTAACTCTCATGTCACAGATGCTATTTGGACAGACTTAAATAAAGACGGCACTAAAGATTTAGTAGTCACTACAGAATGGGATTACCCAAGAATTTATATTAACAATAATGGAAAACTAACTTTATCTAATGAATACCCTAACCTAATGGGATTATGGCAAACCGTTACAACATTTGACGTTGATAAAGACGGTGATGAAGATATTTTACTTGGTAACTGGGGGACAAATACAAAATTTAAAGCTTCGGTTGATGCTCCATTAAATATGTACTATTCAGATTTTGATGGTAATGGTAAAAACGAAACTGTTCTAGCTTATAACATAAATGGAAAATATTATCCTATTTATTCCAAAGATGAATTAGCATCTCAAATGAATGTTATCAAAAAAAGGTTTGTCAAATACAAAGACTATGCAACAAAAACTATTGACGAAGTTTTAACCAAAAAAGCATTAAATAAAGCTCATACTTATTTTGTAAACAATCTTTCATCAGGATATATAGAAAATGACAATGGTAAATTTGATAATTTCAAAGAACTTCCAAAGACATTCCAGCTAGCCCCTTTAAATACTTTCAGTAAAGTTAAGATTAATAACAAAGAGAATATCCTTGCATTCGGGAACACAAAATCTGTGAATACCTATCATGGAGGATATGAAAGTATAAAAGGACTATTATTATCTAGTAAAGACGACTACAGCAGTGCTAGCACATATGGAATTCAACCTTTTGAGCAAGAAATCAGGAACTCTGCAATCGTAAACTTAAAAGACAAAAAATTAATACTAATTGTACCAAATAACGATACCATAAAATCGTATGTTATCAATGAAAACTAA